The following proteins come from a genomic window of Panicum hallii strain FIL2 chromosome 8, PHallii_v3.1, whole genome shotgun sequence:
- the LOC112903378 gene encoding endonuclease III homolog 1, chloroplastic-like isoform X1 — translation MPLALLLSRIRLPAVKMPSTRSNASARLVRASPADLNPVVREVKRESSVSFDVSKCESTASVKRKRVKRELEVNGEYPKKQVGFVPDIEDFRYDRTKAVPSSSKATLSSVKVEEKVRVSSVMKAKAPENWEAVLGGIKNMRLSGQAPVDTKGCEKAGSLLPPKERRFAVLISTMMSSQTKDEVTHAAVERLSENGLLDPDAIVRIDEATLANLIKPVGFYQRKAQFIKEASKICLERFGGDIPDSLNELLALRGVGPKMAHLVMSIAWKNTQGICVDTHVHRISNRLGWVFREGTKQKTTTPEQTRMSLEKWLPKDEWEPINPLLVGFGQTICTPLRPKCDMCGINNLCPSAYKESSSPNPKQKKTRSS, via the exons ATGCCCctcgctctcctcctctcccgcaTTCGCCTCCCGGCGGTCAAAATGCCCAGCACCCGCTCCAACGCCTCCGCCAGACTGGTCCGCGCATCCCCCGCCGACCTCAACCCAG TTGTACGAGAAGTGAAACGTGAATCCAGTGTTTCTTTTGATGTTTCCAAGTGTGAATCAACTGCTTCTGTTAAGAGGAAAAGGGTGAAGCGAGAGCTTGAAGTGAATGGGGAGTATCCTAAGAAGCAG GTTGGTTTTGTCCCTGACATTGAGGATTTTCGATACGACAGGACCAAAGCGGTTCCATCATCAAGTAAGGCAACCCTGTCTTCGG TCAAGGTGGAGGAAAAGGTCAGAGTTTCTTCAGTTATGAAAG CTAAAGCTCCAGAAAACTGGGAGGCAGTTCTTGGGGGTATTAAAAACATGAGGTTATCTGGCCAAGCCCCTGTAGATACGAAAGGCTGTGAAAAGGCTGGATCTCTCCTTCCGCCCAAG GAAAGAAGATTTGCAGTTCTGATATCAACTATGATGTCTAGCCAAACTAAAGATGAAGTTACGCATG CTGCTGTGGAACGTCTCTCTGAAAATGGTTTACTTGATCCTGATGCTATAGTCAGGATTGACGAGGCAACGCTTGCGAATCTTATCAAACCT GTTGGATTCTATCAGAGAAAGGCTCAGTTCATAAAAGAAGCTTCTAAAATTTGCCTCGAACGTTTTGGAGGGGATATTCCAGATTCTCTGAATGAGCTGCTTGCTCTGAGAGGAGTTGGCCCTAAAATGGCTCATTTG GTGATGAGCATTGCTTGGAAGAATACTCAAGGAATCTGTGTCGACACTCATGTGCATCGCATTTCTAACCGTCTTGGATGGGTTTTCCGTGAAGGAACAAAGCAG AAAACTACAACACCGGAACAGACAAGAATGTCTCTAGAGAAGTGGCTACCCAAGGATGAGTGGGAACCTATAAACCCATTACTG GTTGGTTTTGGGCAGACTATCTGCACTCCACTGAGGCCCAAATGTGACATGTGTGGCATCAATAACCTTTGCCCTTCAGCTTACAAGGAATCTTCTAGTCCAAATCCTAAGCAAAAGAAAACAAGGTCTTCATAG
- the LOC112903378 gene encoding endonuclease III homolog 1, chloroplastic-like isoform X2, whose protein sequence is MPLALLLSRIRLPAVKMPSTRSNASARLVRASPADLNPVVREVKRESSVSFDVSKCESTASVKRKRVKRELEVNGEYPKKQVGFVPDIEDFRYDRTKAVPSSIKVEEKVRVSSVMKAKAPENWEAVLGGIKNMRLSGQAPVDTKGCEKAGSLLPPKERRFAVLISTMMSSQTKDEVTHAAVERLSENGLLDPDAIVRIDEATLANLIKPVGFYQRKAQFIKEASKICLERFGGDIPDSLNELLALRGVGPKMAHLVMSIAWKNTQGICVDTHVHRISNRLGWVFREGTKQKTTTPEQTRMSLEKWLPKDEWEPINPLLVGFGQTICTPLRPKCDMCGINNLCPSAYKESSSPNPKQKKTRSS, encoded by the exons ATGCCCctcgctctcctcctctcccgcaTTCGCCTCCCGGCGGTCAAAATGCCCAGCACCCGCTCCAACGCCTCCGCCAGACTGGTCCGCGCATCCCCCGCCGACCTCAACCCAG TTGTACGAGAAGTGAAACGTGAATCCAGTGTTTCTTTTGATGTTTCCAAGTGTGAATCAACTGCTTCTGTTAAGAGGAAAAGGGTGAAGCGAGAGCTTGAAGTGAATGGGGAGTATCCTAAGAAGCAG GTTGGTTTTGTCCCTGACATTGAGGATTTTCGATACGACAGGACCAAAGCGGTTCCATCATCAA TCAAGGTGGAGGAAAAGGTCAGAGTTTCTTCAGTTATGAAAG CTAAAGCTCCAGAAAACTGGGAGGCAGTTCTTGGGGGTATTAAAAACATGAGGTTATCTGGCCAAGCCCCTGTAGATACGAAAGGCTGTGAAAAGGCTGGATCTCTCCTTCCGCCCAAG GAAAGAAGATTTGCAGTTCTGATATCAACTATGATGTCTAGCCAAACTAAAGATGAAGTTACGCATG CTGCTGTGGAACGTCTCTCTGAAAATGGTTTACTTGATCCTGATGCTATAGTCAGGATTGACGAGGCAACGCTTGCGAATCTTATCAAACCT GTTGGATTCTATCAGAGAAAGGCTCAGTTCATAAAAGAAGCTTCTAAAATTTGCCTCGAACGTTTTGGAGGGGATATTCCAGATTCTCTGAATGAGCTGCTTGCTCTGAGAGGAGTTGGCCCTAAAATGGCTCATTTG GTGATGAGCATTGCTTGGAAGAATACTCAAGGAATCTGTGTCGACACTCATGTGCATCGCATTTCTAACCGTCTTGGATGGGTTTTCCGTGAAGGAACAAAGCAG AAAACTACAACACCGGAACAGACAAGAATGTCTCTAGAGAAGTGGCTACCCAAGGATGAGTGGGAACCTATAAACCCATTACTG GTTGGTTTTGGGCAGACTATCTGCACTCCACTGAGGCCCAAATGTGACATGTGTGGCATCAATAACCTTTGCCCTTCAGCTTACAAGGAATCTTCTAGTCCAAATCCTAAGCAAAAGAAAACAAGGTCTTCATAG